In Mauremys reevesii isolate NIE-2019 linkage group 13, ASM1616193v1, whole genome shotgun sequence, the sequence GCTAACATCGTTCAGGAGTTGCTGTTCCTACAGCAGCAGAAAAAACTCCTTCTCTCAGCATATGCTGTATGTAGATGAGGGGGCTCTGCCAGTATAGCTATTGGTTAGCTGTAGCACCATAGCGTAGACACTTCCTTCATTGGCAGACGGGTGTTTtccatgtagttaatccacctccctgagaagcagTCGCTAGTTTAGTGGAATAATTCTTCTGCTGAACTAGCttcatctacaccaggggttaggttgatTTAATTACTGCACTCagggcatgaaatttttcacagcccggAAGGACATATCTAGGTCCATCTAACTTCTAAGTGTAGACAGGCATCtatagtgcagacatagcctttaCACCCGCCAGGTGATTCATTGTTAGACACCTCCACGCCTCTGGAGCTCAGAGTTGAAAAGTGGGTTTGCGAGGTGGCAGGACCATTGTTCAAGGAGGATTCTGGATGCGTGGCTCACCAGCATGCATCCCCCTTatgcagggttctcaaactgggggttgggacccctcagggggtcatgagttTATTACGGGGGGGTCGGGAgcagtcagcctccaccccaagtccCCCTTTgcttctagcatttataatggtgtttaaatatataaaaaagtgtttttaatttagaattgggggttacactcagaggcttggtatgtgaaaggggtcaccagtacaaaactttgagaaccactgccgaTGTGGCTTGTGCATTAGGGTCCCTTAGATAGTTGTAACTAccatgaggtgagaggagcaggtagAAAAGACCTTTTGATTCTCTGTGGCGGACGAGATTCTCAGGATGGTGCACACACCAAAGCTCCTAAACTGTGATAGAGGAGCACAAGGCCCATGGACTCTCACCCtcccttttaaaatgttactgtttttcttttttctcttttttgtgtgttttttcttaatatttatattttttaacttTGTATTATATTTTACTTGTCTGtcctgttttattttattgttgtttatatattttaagttttatttcattttactttccctttttattgtttttattgtaCTTTTACAATTGTTATTACTTTACTTTTTTccgtttttattattttatttttaagtctgttaatatttatttattactattttaaatttatttgcactttctataaatgtattattttttctattttttattctACTTTATGTGAATTGTAGTTGCATAGGGAATCTCCTAGCATGGGTCACCTAGTTCAGCTCTCCTTTCCTTGACCTCAAAGGAATAATTGCGATCTATTACCTCTCACTAGCCACCAGAGGACACACTGGGTACAAGCTAGAGACaaatataaaaaagaaagaaagaaagaaagaaagaaagaaagaaagaactttcAGTAAAGCAAATGGGCTAAATATCTTCAGACTGCTCTGACAAATAAATCCCTTTGCAGATCAATTGCAACAGCCAGGGAAATGTTGTTCCAGTGCGCAGTCATTATGTATAAAAGCAAAATTTTGAAGGAATTGGGAAGAACACTATCGTTTTACAGAAACAAGTGGAAAAGCACAGAGAATTAAGTGTGAAGAATGGATGGGGCTATCCTGGTGTTAATCTCAAGAAACACATCAATGTTTGAGAGAAGGGCTAGATAGCAAAGTGCAGTATCCTTGCTGTATATTCACTGTAACCTGTGGGGAATCTGCTTTTGAAGTCCTCTGTACAGAAGAAacgaagaaagaaagaaagatttctGAAAAGCAGAGGGACTGTTGCTTTGTGTTTAGCCAAAGGGCTACCTCTTCTGCTTTAATAAGTctccatagctccattgaagtctttTTGCCCTACCTCAGCTTATGCCAGGTGAGAGTTATttgggccccagccctgcaaaacAATCAGTGATTTCCCTTCACCTCTTAGAATCTAGACTTCATTTCTATTGCACAGCTCAGCACAGTGACGTGATCAACTCCATGAGGATACCTGAGACATGAAGGAAGTGTGGGTGTGattaacaaattagaggattgggccaaaagaagccTGAtaagattcaacaaggacaagtgcagagttctgcacttaggaccaGGGCCGGAttcaggttttctgctgccccaagtggcataaaaaaagaaaaaggctgtAGCAGTGCGATCATGCCGCTCCACACTTCAGCAGAAATTAGGGagctggtccttcgctctgagagggagtgtgggacccgccactgaattgccaccaaagacccagatcTGCCACCCCACTAGCAGCCGGAATGCCACCCCCTGGTATTGACCGCCCCAAGCCCcttgcttctttagctggtgcctggagctggccctgcttaggACAGAacaatcccattcactgttacagactagggactgaatggctaggtagcagttctgcagaaaaggacctaggggtgacagtggatgagaagctggatatgagtcaacagtgtgcccttgttgccaagaaggctaatggcatattgggcttcaTTAGAAGGAACATTGACAGCAGattaagggaagtgattattcccctctattcagcactggtgtggccacatctggagtattgcgtccagttttgggccccccactacagaaagtatgtggacaagttggagagagaccagcagagggcaacgaaaatgatcagggggctgagACACATAACTTAGGAGAAGATGCTGAGGGAACCGGGCTTgattagtcttcagaagagaagagcgggggcggggggtggatttGACAGCCACCGTCAACTACTAAAGGGGCATGGAGGAtggatccaaagaggatggagctaggttgttctcagtggcagcagatgacagaacaaggagcaatggtctcaagttgcagtgcgggaggtctaggcaggatattaggaaacactatttcactaggagggtggtgaggcactgaaatgggttacttagggagttggtggaatctccatccctaTCGGTTTTTAGGCCTGGCTTGAGAACGCCCTGGCTGGTATCATTTATTTGgagattggtcctcctttgaggaggcggttggactagatgaccttctgaggtctctcccaaccctaatcttcctacgattctatgattgtgTGATATGTTTCCATACAGAGCTCCCCAGTCTGCAAGCGGGACCAGAAAAACCCTTTACACTCAGAGTAGTAGCTTGTAATTTTAAcccagttttcaatacaccacattCTAGATAAGGATGAATTACTTTGTTACAAAGTTTCTGGCCTACTGGGAGTAGGTGTCTGATCTAGGAAGAGAAATGAAAAGTCGTGATTCTCAGACATGCCTTAACCATAAGACACCGATCCCTGGCTGGAAAACACATTcagcatggtgtcaagtatcagaggggtagccgtgttattcATTCATGATTAGAATGAATAGTCATTAGGCCAGAAAGCAAGTCCAAGGATGACTGTGTAGACCGCTTGGTGGTGGGAGATGGAAGTAGAAAACCCTCTTTCAATAACTATATCATTATTTATACCAAATGGAACCACTTTAagaggagagagcgagagagagaaagctTGTGAGGAGAGTGTTGCATAGCCCCGTGCACTTTTTTCCATTGTGGGAGAAGATTGAATGTGGATCTTCCACATACCCCACAACACCCTCCTGCACagcagtgctctaaccaccaggttaAATGTTATAAAGGGGGCAGGTTGCTGCCAGCATCTAAGTCCCGAAAGATTTTGATTGATTTGAGTAAAATTCATGAATCACTTTGGGCTGAACAAATCCACTATTCATCCAAACAGAGCCTGACAGATGAGGCCACAAACTACATATATCTCCGTCTATGCACACTATATGGCCCTACATCAGAGAACTGCAAGTGAGTGGTCAGGGGACCAATGGGCACCTAAACAGTTAAAAGGAAAACAGGGGAACGATGATATTTATTGTAAAAAAACAGGGCCCAAAAATTTGGAGGAAGAATAAAAATACCAGGAAGACTCAGTGAGAATTTATTCTTTAATTTACTTTTTAGTCAAACCTTGGCAGTAAATATTTGTATGCGTACAGTGTGTTACTGTGTGAGGTGAGGGAGGCCCGTGTGATAGCATTTAGGTTGAGACTGGCAAAGTTGCCTAGTGCTTTTCAGtgctcatttcctgtttgtttgaattcattcattttatttgggtgggggagggcaatCAGGTCTTATGagctttgaaaattttggccagacATCTTCTGTTAGCATTTTATATGTATCAATATCTATATTGATATCAGAATCGTTATAGAAATAGATATGTTAATGTTGCCTTAACCCAACAAAGATGGATGAATAGGCAGGAAATTTCACACGGCAGGACACTGAGACTCTCAACCCTCCACAGACTTTCATGTTTTGGTTACCCAGCTACAGATCTGCAGAGAATACTGAGCAACCAAATTTCTTCACACACTGCAGCGGCAATATTGTTAACCTATTTTTCAGAGGCAAATTGACAACAGACGATCCTAATCACTGGAGAATGAATGTCATTGGCATCAGTCGGGTGGAAGAGACCCAGAAGCACTCAAAAGATATTAAGCTCCTTGCAGAATTTGGGCACTAGTGTTTATGTAGGAATGACTGAAGCAGAGTGCTCTACTGAAACGTGTGTCTTTTCAAAAAGAATGTCTCTTACAGTATTAAGTTTTGTATAAAGAAATGTGCATGAATTGTATGAAAGACCAATGCTTAAAAAGTAGCAgagtaagaaagaaagaaggaaagaaggaaagggGTAACACTGTTCACAAGGAATGAAATGGGCCATGTCTAAGAAACTATATCAGTACATTTGTATTTTATACAGGCTAAAATTTTCCCTTTAAGTTTCTATGCCTTTTTCTGAAAGCAACCCATTTCAGAATAGTTTTTCTCAGGGACTCTTTGACctccttgtttctcaggctgtagataaCAGGGTTGATCATGGGAGTCAGAACTGTGTAGAAGACAGAGAATATTTTGTGTAGAACCTTGGGAGTGTTACTTTTTGGAAACACATAGACAGTAATCACGCTCATGTAGAAAATtgtcaccacaatgaggtgagaggagcaggtggaaaaggccttttgcctcccTGTGGTGGAAGAGATTCTCAGAATGGCAGTGATGATATAAATGTAGGATGTCAGTGTCAGTAGCAAAGGCACAAGAGTCCCAATGGTAGCGACAGTAAATGTCGCCAATTGCAGAGTCTGGGTGTCACCACAAGACAGCTTTATCATGGGtgaaaaatcacaaaagaaatggtcaatttctTTGGAACCACAGAATGTTAATTTGAACAAGAAATAATTTACTGTGCCAATGACCAGAAAACTACATACCCAGGACCCTGCCACTAGCTGGAAACAAACCCTGCCATTCATCAGAGCAGCATAACGGAGTGGATTGCATAttgctaaataccgatcataagacattgCTGCAAGCAGCATACTTTCTGACATTGCTATCATACCAAAAAAATATGTTTGTACAAGGCAGCCCTTAACAGAAatggttctgtccccagtcaggagactggccagcagcctgggcaggatggtggatGTGTAGGAGATCTCCAAGCAGGccaagttccccaggaagaagtacatggggttGTGGAGGTGCTGATCAACCACAACTAGCataatgatgaggatgttcccgaCCATGGTCACAGTGTAGATCAGtagaaacagcaggaagagaaggggCTGAAGTTCAGGGGCATTCCCAAACCCTAAGAGGATGAAATCCATGACCAGGGTTTCATTTCTTCCTTCTGTTTTCTCCATAATATGTATCTAGAAACACAAAACCATTAAACATTAATGGAGTACACACAGTAAGGTTGTCCTGTCGGTTACACTGCTGGGAAACTGGAGTAGGTAACCTCATAGCACTGCATCTTTCCACTGGAAAAATGAAGTTGTCAATAAACAGAGGAAGACTCATATCGTTAAGAGGTTGAGCTTCCAATATAGGTGAACCAAGAGCATGGAACCCTATTGAACTACAGAAATGTCCCATCTAAGTCCCGTAAGCTCTCTTGAACTCTAAATAAAGTCTTTTAAACTCCAATTTTGAAGTATTTTTATCACATCAGTGTCATGTCAACAAATCTATAAGACACAATAAAAAATAATAGATTGGAAATGAAAGATGTTTAGAGTTCAAGCACAGGTACATCTCCccgccaaacaaacaaacaaacaaacaaacaaaaaaaccctaattaCATCAGAATCATATGGATGTACACAAGTGCAACTAAGATCAGAATCCAATCCCGTATAAAGAAAtgtaaaggaaataaaaatgaaaaggcATCAGGAATGAAAGTTGAGAGTAATTTTTATCCAGAAGGGAGAATGATGTGcctgcagaaaaatgaaaaactggaGAATCACGGAGGTATATAGAGAGAATGAGGTGAATATATGGAGagatagagagaaagagagagagagagagagagagagagagagagagtttatttCTCAAAATGTTATGAGCAATAAAATATAGATAAGTTTAAAGAGAATTAGCAGATCCTTGCTATTAAAGTAAAGGTATCAGACTCAATAACTCTGAAATCTCTTCCTGTTTTTTATCATACACACTTAcattcatagaatcgtagaatattagggttggaagggacctcaggagatcatctagtccaaccccatgctgaaagcaggaccaaccccaactaaatcatcccagccagggagttCTCAatccgggccttaaaaacctctaaggatggagattccaccaactccctaggtaacccattccagtgcttcaccactctcccagtgaaatagtgtttcctaatatccaacctagacctcccccactgcaacttgagaccattgcttcttgttctgtcatctgccaccactgagaagaagctgagctccatcctctttggaacccctcttcaggtagttgaaggctgctatcaaagccccctcactcttctcttccgcagactaaacaagcccagttccctcatctTCTCCTTGTAAAttatgtgtcccagccccctaatattttttcttgccctccgctggaatctctccaatttgtccacaccctttatgtagtgggggacccaaaactggatgcactactccagatgtggccttctTGGTATATCTTCATATATCAATTTGTGATATATCCTAGCTTCTGAGCTCTTCATCCAATGATTTATGATGCACCCATATAAActatgtctacaccaggagtgACAATGGTACATTGACACTGGTGCAACAGAAGTGTATATGACACAAAAATGGAATTGCAGAAAGACACATATGCACAGAGAAGTGAGActatatttttgtttcaaaattttaaCGAGCAATAAAACTCGTggtgaaaaataaaatacacacacacaatgagcCAATAAACTAGAAAAAATCCtggcggataggtccatcaatggctattagacagggtGGACAGAGATCGTGTCCATAGTCTCTGTGTACCAAAAGCTGGAAATAGGTGAGAGGGATTGGGGCACTtgatgatcagctgttttgttcattcccagtgaagcacttggcattggccactgatggaagacaggatactggggtagatggacctttggtctgacccagcatggctgtttttatgttctaaaTCTGACAGCCATTCATTGCTCTTTTGGGGGCATGTTTTGCTATAACTCATCTACCTTCATTTCCTTTCCCCCTGGATTGAACAAGCAACCCTATAATGTTTTATATGAGGGGTGTCTGAgcaagtatttttcttttctaaatgagATTATTTCATTTTTCCTGTG encodes:
- the LOC120379907 gene encoding olfactory receptor 10K1-like, with amino-acid sequence MEKTEGRNETLVMDFILLGFGNAPELQPLLFLLFLLIYTVTMVGNILIIMLVVVDQHLHNPMYFFLGNLACLEISYTSTILPRLLASLLTGDRTISVKGCLVQTYFFGMIAMSESMLLAAMSYDRYLAICNPLRYAALMNGRVCFQLVAGSWVCSFLVIGTVNYFLFKLTFCGSKEIDHFFCDFSPMIKLSCGDTQTLQLATFTVATIGTLVPLLLTLTSYIYIITAILRISSTTGRQKAFSTCSSHLIVVTIFYMSVITVYVFPKSNTPKVLHKIFSVFYTVLTPMINPVIYSLRNKEVKESLRKTILKWVAFRKRHRNLKGKF